Proteins encoded together in one candidate division KSB1 bacterium window:
- a CDS encoding peroxidase-related enzyme (This protein belongs to a clade of uncharacterized proteins related to peroxidases such as the alkylhydroperoxidase AhpD.), giving the protein MKLVCLVMPYIPIISPEDAAGPLAALYTEIRRVRGRVAGIYQLQSLDPELLRAHRDLYWATMHREHGLPVQEREAIALAVSIANSCDYCARHHADHLRAAGGSESLILSLTLSEAPATSSRRLNRLIYYARKLTLLPNSVGKDDIEELRRVGLGDIEILHAAQIISYYNYVNRIANGLGAELETGRK; this is encoded by the coding sequence TTGAAACTCGTTTGCTTGGTTATGCCCTATATCCCCATTATTTCACCAGAGGACGCGGCTGGTCCGCTGGCTGCGCTCTACACCGAGATTCGTCGCGTTCGTGGTCGCGTGGCGGGTATCTACCAGCTGCAAAGCCTTGATCCCGAGCTGCTTCGAGCGCACCGTGATCTCTACTGGGCCACGATGCACCGCGAGCACGGGTTGCCCGTGCAGGAGCGTGAAGCGATCGCGCTGGCGGTGTCGATTGCGAATAGCTGCGACTATTGCGCCCGGCATCACGCGGATCATCTGCGTGCGGCGGGGGGCAGCGAGTCGCTGATTCTGTCGCTCACGCTCAGTGAAGCTCCGGCCACATCCTCGCGCCGGCTGAATCGCCTGATCTACTATGCTCGCAAGTTGACACTCCTCCCCAACTCCGTCGGTAAGGACGACATCGAAGAACTCCGTCGCGTCGGACTTGGCGATATCGAGATCCTTCATGCCGCCCAAATCATCAGCTACTACAACTATGTGAATCGCATCGCGAATGGTCTCGGGGCGGAATTGGAAACCGGACGCAAGTGA
- a CDS encoding T9SS type A sorting domain-containing protein, translated as MWLKMYKALFILMLGVAGAASARDGAHGDMCRQGQSVFFVANEGQWDEPFAFKLNAGGTTYFVTEQGLTIDIRQYDRTANAASGLPPYPMGGLRGEEEPEPVSVRGHVLKLNFVNPVSPHSVGGLRGVDKLPSYSNYFLGRDSCRWRSRVGHYQRVIAENVWQGIDVEFVAVGAVSATGPGIKTNYHVHPGADVSQIQIEYEGLDAPLQVDGSGNLELATSLGDLKEQKPWAYQIDGRQQRDVGVQFAVMNEHRYGVITSSIDASKELVIDPLIYGSYFGGIGPDWGLATTVGRDGSVFASGESESAGLPTTPGAYEDFNPFPGRPTIYTSRFSSDLSTLAYSTYVGAHVTQPSGEAEAFQLFLVVDQASRVWGGGATSAWDWPLTVNAFDTTFDDVYLEGFFYRLSADGSALEYSSFLGGSGSDELTAAAVDSLNYILWLAGNSVLSPDLPVTPNAQFPTPFGGEYDVILGKFNLLALTMDYLSFFGAAGVDLAWCVLPVTAGTVWLAGSSESTGFPTTPTALRSDAVGTDGFVTSWNIADGEFEYSTLLGGAGLDWVNAVAIVDSDHIGVVGVTMSADFPVSADAADTSFHPDEFNGFVTILTPSTGEFRSTYLSGAVRNSSDMVFGACAARDYFSVAGWTSNADFPVSPGAEDTVLNATGGINLADLFLCKLNLDLTLIEYCTYFGGDFDDRLSQSGSVYYVNADTVWLTGATGSTDFPISPNAFQPVNAGLGDAFIAGYAFPPSDAVSERPYPAILSDLNLLVYPNPFNGEAQVLYGLSQSQNANLVIYDLLGRRVQSLNLGWQSAGTHRTSLSFDSRPSGIYTIRLQAGTQAAIQRAVLVR; from the coding sequence ATGTGGCTTAAAATGTACAAGGCGTTGTTCATCCTGATGTTGGGGGTCGCGGGCGCTGCCAGCGCCAGAGATGGGGCACATGGAGACATGTGCCGCCAAGGGCAGAGTGTCTTCTTCGTGGCCAACGAGGGGCAGTGGGACGAGCCGTTTGCCTTCAAGCTGAATGCAGGAGGCACGACGTACTTTGTCACCGAGCAGGGCTTGACTATCGACATCCGGCAGTATGACCGAACGGCCAACGCCGCGTCGGGTCTCCCCCCATATCCTATGGGGGGATTAAGGGGGGAGGAGGAGCCCGAGCCAGTATCAGTCCGTGGGCATGTCCTGAAGCTGAACTTCGTCAATCCGGTCTCCCCCCACTCTGTGGGGGGACTAAGGGGGGTTGACAAGTTGCCCAGCTACTCTAACTACTTTCTGGGCAGAGACTCCTGCAGGTGGCGGAGCCGGGTTGGGCACTATCAGCGCGTGATTGCGGAGAATGTCTGGCAGGGCATCGATGTGGAGTTCGTGGCCGTAGGGGCCGTGTCCGCGACCGGCCCGGGGATCAAGACGAACTACCACGTTCATCCCGGTGCGGATGTCTCGCAAATTCAGATTGAGTATGAAGGTCTTGATGCACCGCTGCAAGTTGACGGCTCAGGCAATCTCGAACTCGCAACCTCGCTGGGTGATCTGAAAGAGCAGAAGCCGTGGGCCTATCAGATTGATGGCCGTCAGCAGCGCGATGTGGGTGTGCAGTTCGCCGTGATGAACGAGCATCGCTACGGAGTCATAACTTCTTCCATCGACGCGAGCAAGGAACTGGTGATTGATCCGCTGATCTACGGAAGCTACTTCGGGGGAATCGGGCCGGACTGGGGCCTTGCGACCACGGTCGGGCGGGATGGATCGGTCTTCGCGAGCGGTGAATCTGAATCCGCTGGCTTGCCGACGACACCAGGCGCCTACGAGGACTTTAACCCGTTTCCGGGTCGCCCAACGATCTACACGAGTCGGTTCTCGAGCGATCTGTCCACGCTGGCGTATTCCACATATGTGGGCGCCCACGTCACGCAACCTAGCGGAGAAGCTGAAGCGTTTCAGCTCTTCCTGGTGGTCGACCAGGCGAGCCGAGTCTGGGGTGGAGGAGCCACATCGGCGTGGGACTGGCCGTTGACGGTGAACGCGTTTGACACGACATTTGACGATGTCTATCTTGAGGGATTCTTCTACCGGCTTAGCGCAGATGGCAGCGCACTGGAGTACAGCTCATTTCTTGGTGGTTCAGGGTCCGATGAACTCACTGCCGCTGCGGTCGACTCCCTCAATTACATCTTGTGGTTGGCGGGGAACTCCGTGTTGTCGCCGGATCTGCCAGTTACGCCGAACGCCCAGTTTCCGACCCCGTTCGGCGGAGAATACGATGTGATCTTGGGGAAATTCAATTTGCTCGCATTGACAATGGACTATCTGAGCTTCTTCGGCGCGGCTGGGGTTGATCTCGCATGGTGCGTCCTTCCGGTAACGGCTGGGACGGTCTGGTTGGCTGGTTCCAGCGAGAGCACGGGATTTCCCACGACGCCCACCGCACTCAGGTCCGATGCCGTTGGGACGGACGGCTTTGTGACAAGCTGGAACATCGCGGACGGCGAGTTCGAGTACAGCACACTGTTGGGCGGCGCGGGTCTGGATTGGGTCAATGCGGTGGCGATCGTAGACAGTGATCACATCGGGGTCGTCGGAGTAACTATGTCCGCTGACTTCCCGGTTTCCGCGGATGCCGCGGATACTTCTTTTCATCCGGATGAATTCAACGGGTTTGTAACTATCTTGACGCCATCAACCGGAGAGTTCCGTTCGACTTACTTGTCCGGGGCCGTTCGTAACTCGTCAGACATGGTGTTTGGAGCCTGCGCGGCCCGCGACTACTTTTCGGTTGCGGGGTGGACGTCCAACGCCGACTTTCCGGTCTCACCGGGCGCGGAGGACACGGTGCTGAACGCCACCGGGGGGATCAATCTGGCCGACTTGTTCTTGTGCAAGCTCAATCTGGACCTGACCCTGATCGAATATTGCACCTATTTCGGTGGTGATTTCGATGACCGTCTTTCCCAATCGGGATCGGTGTATTATGTGAATGCGGACACGGTTTGGTTGACCGGGGCGACTGGCTCGACGGACTTCCCGATATCCCCCAACGCGTTTCAACCAGTCAATGCGGGGCTTGGAGATGCGTTCATTGCGGGTTATGCGTTTCCGCCGTCCGACGCTGTGTCGGAACGACCCTATCCTGCAATCCTGAGCGATCTGAATCTGCTTGTTTATCCCAACCCGTTCAACGGCGAGGCGCAGGTCCTGTACGGCCTATCGCAGAGCCAGAATGCAAACCTCGTCATCTATGACCTGCTGGGGCGACGCGTGCAATCCCTTAACTTGGGCTGGCAGTCGGCGGGAACACATCGCACATCCCTGTCATTCGATTCACGGCCGTCGGGCATCTACACCATCCGACTTCAAGCAGGCACCCAGGCGGCAATCCAAAGGGCGGTCCTGGTGCGATAG
- a CDS encoding glycosyltransferase has product MLIVDEPTGLDVKALQSDVHPLKAEAGNFAQCVNAAAAAAPPGLLVTLPPDLVELSAGWRAALVRAAEANPRAAFLYGDYALQAGSVREAVRVRHDIGDITEREDWGPVWAVRTEWLRQIGGLDESNHRAAFYDLLLKSWGDGRRVHVGAELAVVAAPEPNPDASTLKDKLFFPGRGKLGGFSYLFMDKEEERQIEQVFYNFLKREHAWLEGPRTGIPAAATASGPLVSVVTPVYNRATFIGKAIESVQRQTINDWEYLIVDNGSTDATRDVVREYAAKDRRIRLIENDQNVIALSLNLGVRAAQGRFVAQLDSDDEYLPHTLKLMTGALLANPTWGLAISYYELTDEAGNSLPEFGVIRHEQYNRNNILRRDGAGALRCWHRSVILEFGGFDEKELGHYGEDYDLVLKCGEKYEVGRVHEVCYRYRRHGDNTDVLRAPEMKISNKTKARLNAIERRKLKIEN; this is encoded by the coding sequence GTGCTAATCGTAGATGAGCCGACCGGACTGGACGTGAAGGCTCTACAGAGTGATGTGCACCCGCTCAAGGCGGAGGCCGGAAACTTCGCACAGTGCGTCAATGCCGCCGCCGCCGCGGCGCCGCCGGGGTTACTGGTGACGCTGCCACCGGATCTTGTAGAATTGAGTGCCGGATGGCGCGCGGCGCTCGTGCGGGCTGCCGAAGCGAATCCCCGCGCCGCTTTCCTCTACGGCGACTACGCGCTGCAAGCCGGGAGCGTGCGCGAGGCGGTGCGCGTGCGACATGATATCGGTGACATCACCGAGCGCGAAGATTGGGGTCCGGTGTGGGCGGTGCGAACGGAATGGCTGCGGCAAATTGGCGGGCTGGATGAGTCGAATCATCGCGCGGCCTTCTACGATTTGCTGCTCAAGAGTTGGGGTGACGGCCGGCGCGTGCATGTCGGCGCCGAACTCGCCGTGGTCGCCGCACCCGAACCGAACCCGGACGCGAGCACCCTGAAAGACAAACTGTTCTTTCCCGGCCGGGGCAAGCTCGGCGGGTTCTCCTACCTCTTCATGGACAAAGAGGAGGAGCGGCAGATCGAGCAGGTGTTCTACAACTTCCTGAAACGTGAGCACGCCTGGCTGGAGGGGCCGCGGACGGGAATCCCGGCGGCGGCGACGGCTTCCGGCCCGCTCGTGTCAGTGGTGACGCCGGTGTACAATCGCGCAACATTCATCGGGAAGGCCATCGAGTCCGTACAACGGCAGACGATCAACGACTGGGAATACCTTATTGTCGATAACGGTTCGACGGATGCGACGCGGGATGTCGTGCGGGAATATGCCGCGAAGGACCGGCGAATCCGGCTGATCGAGAATGATCAGAATGTCATCGCGCTGTCCCTGAATCTGGGCGTGCGGGCCGCGCAGGGCCGGTTTGTCGCGCAATTGGACAGCGACGACGAGTATCTGCCGCACACGCTGAAGCTGATGACCGGGGCTCTGCTCGCGAATCCGACGTGGGGGCTGGCGATCAGCTACTACGAACTGACGGATGAAGCGGGCAACTCACTGCCCGAGTTCGGCGTCATCCGTCACGAGCAATACAACCGCAACAACATCCTGCGGCGCGACGGCGCGGGCGCGCTGCGCTGCTGGCATCGCTCAGTGATTCTCGAATTCGGCGGCTTCGATGAAAAAGAGCTGGGACACTACGGCGAAGATTATGATCTGGTGCTCAAGTGCGGCGAGAAGTACGAAGTCGGCCGCGTGCATGAAGTCTGCTACCGCTATCGCCGGCACGGAGACAATACGGATGTCTTGCGCGCGCCGGAAATGAAGATCTCGAATAAGACGAAGGCGAGGCTGAATGCGATCGAACGGCGAAAATTGAAAATTGAAAATTGA
- a CDS encoding patatin-like phospholipase family protein: MIRSLVFWFVLTLVTRAQAETFALVLSGGGARGFAHIGVLKALEAAGLQPDLIVGSSMGAVVGGLYAAGYSAGEIEQIALTADWSGLFLDRPVRRNLFLSQKETNSRHILAVGFRGWKPEVPFALASGQKLYDMLFDLTQRAPYHAWSSFDDLKIPFRAVATDLNSGDAVVFRSGDLAEALRATVSIPLLFNPYRLDSLLLVDGGVAENIPIGTARLAGATLALAVDATSGLDATADIHWPWQLLDRVTTMMQIDRNAKEVQQADYVITPALGNQASTDFSGLAAVIDSGYAAALRTLPELTQRLRNADRPARDAVTFATRSLARAFAAHIPDSLSRRYGHQFAGLTAIRDSSLQAVPAGGGALHKLSLVRRMLIDDGFTLARVQRLSLRDSAVVSVWDEGRIGTIQVRGNRRIRPWMVTREFPLRAGETFTLRRARRGVAQLYGSELFESVSLATAVTDSGVHLTVRVTEPASPQLRFGVAFSSERRGRGFVEFLNDNVLNVGARLRVFGKYGERDEQLYSSLAFDRVPLRSPFDAVLASRLTTEFKLGWRREENNFYNSRHDPEAFYFFERSEADLAVGRSFHRWGELTYAARYESIRGAGVPDEPTARLAAVGGRIHIDTKDRYQYPSRGLETRARYEYVVETGANRRSYNRVLGFADLHVPLAKRTVIRERLDYGWNDRILPRWAQYGIGGPEQLLGLHYGERMGTTKLAALTELRYDLLSRWLADAYLSALYTVGAVSAESSTLPESAAYQHGVGACFGLATMLGPLKLTVGELLKSESGTGQTRIYLELGHDF; this comes from the coding sequence GTGATTCGTTCGTTAGTTTTCTGGTTCGTATTGACACTGGTTACTCGCGCTCAGGCCGAGACCTTCGCGCTTGTGCTCTCCGGCGGCGGTGCGCGCGGCTTTGCTCATATCGGAGTCCTCAAAGCGCTCGAAGCCGCCGGGTTGCAACCCGACTTGATCGTCGGCTCTTCCATGGGCGCGGTCGTCGGCGGTCTGTACGCCGCCGGTTACTCGGCTGGTGAGATCGAACAAATCGCGCTCACCGCGGACTGGTCCGGTCTGTTTCTCGATCGTCCCGTGCGCCGCAATCTGTTTCTCAGTCAGAAGGAAACGAATTCCCGCCACATCCTTGCCGTCGGCTTCCGCGGCTGGAAACCGGAAGTCCCCTTTGCCCTCGCCAGCGGTCAGAAGCTGTATGATATGCTGTTTGACCTGACCCAGCGCGCCCCGTACCATGCCTGGAGTTCTTTCGACGATCTCAAGATTCCATTCCGCGCCGTGGCCACGGATCTGAACAGCGGTGATGCGGTCGTCTTTCGCTCCGGCGATCTCGCGGAGGCGTTGCGCGCGACGGTTTCGATTCCGCTGCTGTTTAATCCGTATCGCCTCGACTCGTTGCTGCTGGTGGATGGCGGCGTCGCGGAGAACATTCCGATCGGCACCGCCCGACTCGCGGGCGCCACCCTCGCGCTCGCCGTGGATGCGACCAGCGGACTCGATGCCACGGCCGACATCCATTGGCCCTGGCAATTGCTCGATCGCGTCACCACGATGATGCAAATCGATCGCAATGCCAAGGAAGTGCAGCAAGCGGATTACGTGATCACTCCCGCGCTGGGGAATCAGGCGTCAACGGATTTCAGCGGGCTGGCCGCGGTCATCGACAGCGGTTACGCCGCTGCTCTCAGAACGCTGCCGGAGTTGACGCAGCGGTTGCGCAACGCCGACCGTCCGGCGCGCGATGCGGTGACCTTTGCGACGCGCAGCCTCGCCCGCGCGTTCGCCGCTCACATTCCCGACAGCCTGTCCCGGCGTTACGGTCATCAGTTTGCCGGGCTGACAGCGATCCGCGATTCCAGTCTGCAAGCGGTTCCGGCGGGCGGCGGTGCGCTGCACAAACTCAGCCTCGTTCGTCGCATGCTGATTGATGACGGCTTCACCCTCGCGCGGGTCCAACGCCTGAGCCTGCGCGACAGCGCCGTGGTTTCCGTCTGGGACGAAGGCCGCATCGGCACGATTCAGGTTCGCGGCAATCGCCGCATTCGGCCGTGGATGGTCACTCGGGAATTCCCGCTGCGGGCCGGTGAAACATTCACATTGCGCCGCGCCCGTCGCGGTGTCGCTCAACTTTACGGCAGCGAACTCTTCGAGTCCGTGTCGCTGGCCACCGCGGTCACCGACAGCGGCGTTCACTTGACCGTGCGCGTCACCGAGCCGGCCTCGCCGCAACTGCGATTCGGCGTCGCCTTTTCCAGCGAACGCCGCGGTCGCGGGTTTGTTGAGTTTCTCAATGATAATGTGCTGAATGTCGGTGCGCGGCTCCGTGTCTTTGGCAAGTACGGTGAACGCGACGAGCAACTCTATTCATCGTTGGCGTTCGACCGCGTTCCGCTGCGCTCACCGTTTGACGCCGTACTGGCGAGCCGCTTGACCACCGAGTTCAAGCTGGGTTGGCGACGCGAAGAAAACAATTTCTACAATTCCCGCCATGACCCTGAGGCCTTCTATTTCTTTGAGCGCAGCGAAGCCGATCTCGCCGTCGGCCGCAGCTTCCATCGCTGGGGTGAGCTGACCTATGCGGCCCGCTACGAGAGCATTCGCGGAGCGGGAGTCCCCGACGAACCAACGGCCCGGCTGGCCGCCGTTGGGGGACGGATTCATATTGATACGAAAGACCGCTATCAGTACCCCAGTCGCGGCCTCGAAACCCGCGCGCGTTATGAATATGTTGTCGAAACCGGCGCCAACCGGCGTTCCTACAACCGCGTGCTCGGTTTCGCCGATTTACACGTGCCGCTGGCGAAGCGCACGGTTATCCGTGAACGCCTCGACTACGGCTGGAATGACCGGATTCTCCCGCGTTGGGCGCAGTACGGCATCGGGGGACCGGAGCAGTTGCTCGGACTCCATTACGGCGAGCGCATGGGAACTACCAAGCTCGCGGCGCTGACGGAACTGCGCTACGATTTGCTCTCGCGCTGGTTGGCCGACGCCTACCTTTCCGCGCTCTACACGGTGGGCGCGGTTTCGGCGGAATCGTCCACATTGCCCGAATCCGCGGCCTATCAGCACGGCGTCGGCGCCTGTTTCGGCCTCGCCACGATGCTCGGCCCGCTGAAACTCACGGTCGGCGAGTTGTTGAAATCGGAGTCCGGAACGGGCCAGACTCGCATCTATCTCGAACTGGGCCACGACTTCTGA
- a CDS encoding vanadium-dependent haloperoxidase: MENRKWFVPVLIVLAVVMFGCSKDDDDDTPPPVTSPATSTFAPDVATEWMDMSYRAVKGSGYSPPVASRIYGFVGVTLYEALVPGMPNHVSLAGQLDELTSLPQPAANTIYDWPTVANHAVADIMTSFFTIAPDSVRTLIASLRDSWSATRQAAVTAEVYDRSMLLGQQMAQGIVSWAATDGYLLYNNCAFTPPVGEGLWVPTPPGNAAPLQPCWGQIRTFLLERDGGSLECDPETPPAYSTDPASAYYIEAMEVYNVSQNLTDDQRAIAAFWADGPSATGTPPGHWVAITGQLLAQEDLNLQDAAEAYARCCIAVHDAFISCWKAKFQMNGMRPITFIQTNIAAGWTPMITTPNFPTCTSGHSTSSGAASAALAGFFGTIAFTDHTHDSRGLPSRSYASLDEASDEAAVSRLYGGIHYASDNSIGLTEGRCLGNLINTRLHFRAPVL; the protein is encoded by the coding sequence ATGGAAAATCGCAAATGGTTCGTGCCGGTGCTGATCGTGCTGGCGGTTGTGATGTTCGGTTGCTCGAAAGATGACGACGATGATACGCCGCCGCCGGTGACATCGCCCGCGACAAGCACCTTTGCGCCCGATGTGGCGACGGAATGGATGGACATGAGTTATCGCGCGGTGAAAGGTTCCGGATATTCGCCGCCGGTGGCCTCGCGAATTTATGGTTTCGTCGGTGTGACGCTCTACGAGGCGCTGGTGCCGGGAATGCCGAACCATGTTTCGCTGGCGGGACAGCTCGACGAGCTTACAAGTCTGCCGCAGCCTGCCGCTAACACGATCTATGACTGGCCCACTGTAGCAAATCATGCCGTCGCGGACATCATGACGAGCTTCTTCACCATCGCGCCGGACTCCGTGCGCACGTTGATCGCGTCGCTGCGCGATTCCTGGAGTGCAACACGTCAGGCAGCGGTGACCGCCGAAGTCTATGATCGCTCGATGTTGTTGGGACAGCAGATGGCACAGGGGATCGTGTCCTGGGCCGCGACGGACGGGTATCTGCTCTACAACAACTGTGCATTTACGCCGCCGGTCGGTGAGGGGCTGTGGGTGCCGACGCCGCCGGGCAATGCCGCGCCGTTGCAGCCGTGTTGGGGCCAGATCCGCACGTTTTTATTGGAACGAGACGGCGGCAGCCTCGAATGCGATCCGGAAACGCCGCCGGCATATTCAACCGATCCGGCGTCGGCCTACTACATCGAGGCCATGGAGGTCTATAACGTCTCGCAGAATCTGACCGACGATCAGCGTGCGATTGCGGCCTTCTGGGCGGACGGTCCGTCGGCCACGGGAACACCGCCGGGACATTGGGTCGCCATTACCGGACAGTTGCTGGCGCAGGAAGACCTGAACTTGCAGGACGCCGCCGAGGCCTATGCGCGCTGCTGCATTGCCGTGCACGATGCCTTCATCTCGTGCTGGAAGGCAAAATTCCAAATGAACGGAATGCGGCCGATCACGTTTATCCAGACGAATATTGCCGCGGGCTGGACGCCGATGATCACGACGCCGAATTTTCCGACGTGTACGTCCGGACATTCGACTTCGTCGGGGGCGGCCTCAGCGGCGCTGGCCGGCTTCTTCGGCACGATTGCCTTCACCGACCATACGCACGACTCGCGCGGATTGCCGTCACGGTCCTATGCGTCGCTCGATGAGGCATCGGATGAGGCGGCGGTATCGCGACTCTACGGTGGCATCCACTACGCGTCAGATAACAGTATTGGCCTGACGGAAGGACGCTGTCTCGGAAACTTGATCAACACGCGGCTGCATTTCCGCGCGCCGGTGCTCTAA